One genomic window of Mucilaginibacter sp. SJ includes the following:
- a CDS encoding DUF2851 family protein has protein sequence MLFTEDFLHYIWKFRLFERENLQTVDGEELEIFSAGLHNSDSGPDFHNARIRIGETVWAGNVEVHLSASDWQKHGHTNDGAYDNVILHVVYRNDVPLFLPNGRKVPTLELQSRISEALYNKYHTLVFGNQSFIPCENGIATVDGLTMQNWLTRVLVERMEKRSTNVAAALALNKGDWEETFYQFLAANFGFKVNALPFELTAKSLPQLILAKNKNSPMQIEALIFGQAGFLEGEFKDDYPLKLQKEYEYLRKKYNLKPIESHLWKFMRLRPQNFPTIRLAQFAALIVQSNHLLSKTLEIKEVKALRSLFTEIKVNDYWDDHYRFDVQSKPSSKNMGDGSVDILLLNTVALFLFSYGKQHQQQYYISRSLKLLENLPAEKNNIIADFVNLGVKIETAFESQALLELKNNYCNYKKCLQCGVGNKILKLA, from the coding sequence ATGCTTTTCACCGAAGATTTTTTGCATTACATCTGGAAATTCAGGCTTTTTGAGCGCGAAAACCTTCAAACTGTAGATGGTGAGGAACTGGAAATCTTTTCGGCAGGGCTGCACAATTCAGATTCAGGTCCAGATTTTCATAATGCGAGGATCCGTATTGGCGAAACTGTTTGGGCAGGCAATGTAGAAGTACACCTTTCCGCGTCCGACTGGCAAAAGCATGGTCATACCAACGATGGCGCTTATGATAATGTAATACTGCACGTTGTTTACCGTAACGACGTGCCCTTATTTTTACCAAACGGTCGCAAAGTACCTACCCTTGAATTACAAAGCCGCATTAGTGAAGCGCTTTATAACAAATACCATACACTGGTTTTCGGTAATCAGAGTTTTATACCCTGCGAAAACGGCATCGCCACGGTGGATGGCCTCACCATGCAAAACTGGCTTACCCGCGTATTGGTTGAGCGGATGGAAAAACGATCGACCAATGTGGCAGCGGCTTTGGCACTTAATAAAGGCGATTGGGAGGAAACTTTTTACCAGTTTTTAGCGGCAAACTTTGGTTTCAAAGTAAACGCCCTGCCGTTTGAGCTGACGGCTAAATCGCTGCCGCAGCTTATCCTCGCCAAAAACAAAAACAGCCCAATGCAAATTGAAGCTTTGATATTTGGGCAGGCAGGCTTTTTAGAGGGTGAATTTAAAGATGATTATCCCCTCAAACTTCAAAAGGAGTATGAATATCTGCGCAAAAAATACAACCTTAAACCGATAGAAAGCCACCTGTGGAAGTTTATGCGGCTAAGGCCCCAAAACTTTCCAACCATCCGGCTGGCTCAATTTGCCGCACTTATTGTACAGTCAAACCACCTGTTATCTAAAACATTAGAGATTAAAGAGGTGAAAGCACTGCGTAGTTTATTTACAGAGATCAAAGTAAACGATTACTGGGATGATCATTACCGGTTTGATGTACAATCCAAGCCATCATCAAAAAATATGGGCGATGGTTCTGTTGATATTTTGCTGCTCAATACTGTGGCTTTGTTCCTGTTTAGTTACGGTAAGCAGCATCAGCAGCAATATTATATTAGCCGCAGCCTTAAATTATTAGAAAATTTACCGGCCGAAAAAAACAATATTATTGCTGATTTTGTTAACTTAGGAGTGAAAATTGAAACTGCGTTTGAATCACAGGCATTGCTTGAGTTAAAAAATAATTACTGCAATTATAAGAAATGCCTGCAATGCGGCGTTGGTAATAAGATACTAAAACTGGCCTGA
- a CDS encoding sensor histidine kinase, which produces MNVLSRKILLAFLAFTIILVIAALFVRDRITQRLAHTAQVSHLMDLNNSRPQQALLLLHEAEDLFQSSLVDASTAKAQDYQDKLSMAFAEIDTLLNMQHDTTRLNTEQRAQLHTWHTQKVKLSAELFSARRDFDSLLTTYSDLNTAATQNRLAVKSSRTVQNSSDTLTQPGNLKRKGFFARIKEAIKNKNAYATGTGNVVINHQTRVYIDSVTQKLRTKDKYAYLNKLKQLEQSNLKLQETQRQLIVLNMRITHKMEQLIAAIKDINYSMTDAFKGLAFNSYLETTSLLNKLYLITLLLLLAFAILLIVFVIKLGKSEELLLKENERAVMIARQKMDLLLHMSHEIRNPLTSINGFLYIFSRTTLTPKQSEMLGTVRASSDLLLQTLNDTLDAAKMESSELKIHQDPFCPDKILKEVIESMAFSADKKQLGLNYHFEGDPDAEVLGDSFRLKQIMVNLISNAIKYTDTGSVKIIATLKFADSKGALTIDITDTGAGISQEQQVNLFSKYYQTNSAKGNTGTGLGLYICKQLLELQKGKISVKSDAGKGSTFSFEIPYEKYEID; this is translated from the coding sequence ATGAACGTTTTATCAAGGAAGATCCTGCTTGCTTTTTTAGCATTTACTATAATTTTAGTCATCGCCGCTCTTTTTGTGAGGGACAGGATCACCCAAAGATTGGCGCATACGGCCCAGGTATCGCACCTTATGGATCTTAACAACTCCAGGCCGCAGCAGGCATTATTACTACTCCACGAAGCCGAGGATCTGTTTCAGTCGTCGCTTGTAGATGCAAGTACCGCTAAAGCTCAGGACTATCAGGATAAACTTTCAATGGCCTTTGCCGAAATTGACACGCTGCTTAATATGCAGCATGATACTACCAGGCTTAACACAGAACAACGTGCACAACTCCATACATGGCACACTCAAAAGGTAAAGTTATCTGCCGAGCTCTTCTCCGCCAGACGCGACTTTGACTCGCTGTTAACCACTTATTCAGACCTGAATACGGCGGCAACTCAAAATAGGTTGGCAGTTAAAAGTAGCCGAACGGTGCAAAACAGCAGCGACACTTTAACTCAACCAGGAAACTTAAAAAGAAAAGGTTTTTTTGCAAGGATCAAAGAGGCTATAAAAAATAAAAATGCCTATGCAACCGGCACGGGTAATGTTGTTATTAATCACCAAACACGCGTTTACATAGATTCGGTTACTCAAAAGCTCCGAACTAAAGATAAATACGCCTATCTCAACAAACTCAAACAGTTAGAACAGAGCAACTTAAAATTACAGGAAACACAACGGCAGCTCATTGTGCTTAATATGCGTATTACACATAAAATGGAGCAATTAATTGCAGCTATTAAAGACATCAACTACAGTATGACCGACGCCTTTAAGGGTTTGGCTTTTAACAGCTACCTTGAAACTACAAGCTTACTGAATAAACTTTACCTTATTACGCTGTTGCTGCTTTTGGCTTTTGCTATATTGCTGATTGTATTTGTTATTAAACTGGGAAAATCTGAAGAACTTTTACTTAAAGAGAATGAACGTGCAGTAATGATAGCCCGGCAAAAAATGGACCTGCTACTGCACATGAGCCATGAAATTCGCAATCCGCTTACATCAATAAATGGCTTTCTATACATTTTCAGCAGAACGACACTCACCCCAAAACAGTCGGAAATGTTGGGTACAGTGCGGGCATCATCCGACCTGTTGTTACAAACACTCAATGATACACTTGATGCTGCTAAAATGGAAAGCAGTGAACTAAAAATCCATCAAGATCCGTTTTGCCCGGATAAAATATTGAAAGAGGTTATTGAAAGTATGGCATTCAGCGCCGATAAAAAACAACTGGGATTAAACTATCATTTTGAAGGGGACCCGGACGCTGAAGTTTTGGGCGACAGCTTTAGGCTTAAACAGATCATGGTGAACCTCATTAGTAATGCCATTAAATATACAGATACCGGTAGCGTAAAGATCATAGCAACCCTGAAATTTGCAGATAGTAAAGGCGCATTAACAATTGATATTACTGATACAGGGGCGGGTATCAGCCAGGAACAGCAGGTTAACCTGTTCTCTAAGTACTATCAAACCAATTCGGCCAAAGGCAATACTGGTACCGGGCTCGGTTTGTACATCTGCAAGCAGTTGCTCGAGTTGCAAAAAGGAAAAATCAGTGTAAAAAGTGATGCTGGTAAAGGAAGCACTTTCAGCTTTGAAATCCCTTACGAAAAGTATGAAATAGATTAA
- a CDS encoding PspC domain-containing protein: MLQRILTFFERYSFGVCTYLGERFNISISKIRLFFIYSSFLAVGFPLIFYFFAGIVLDIRNFIKRKHTGVTDL; encoded by the coding sequence ATGCTACAGCGGATACTTACTTTTTTTGAACGGTACTCTTTTGGTGTATGCACCTACCTTGGCGAACGCTTTAATATCTCGATCTCCAAGATCAGGCTTTTCTTTATCTACTCCTCATTCCTGGCGGTAGGCTTCCCGCTTATATTTTATTTTTTTGCAGGTATTGTATTGGATATCCGGAACTTTATTAAACGCAAGCATACCGGGGTTACTGATCTTTAA
- a CDS encoding carbohydrate binding family 9 domain-containing protein, giving the protein MPLKRYCRLSAKTFLLIILCCITCFYASAQKKNAGYKYHIRRAASAINIDGVMNEQAWMQADSAGDFFMVLPMDTSKATVKTEVRMTYDDKNLYIIAINYNSVPGPYMVESLKRDFSFVKNDNFLIFMDPFDARTDGFSFGANAAGGQWDGSMYEGGKVDLSWDNRWYSAVKNYPDKWVWEASIPFKSIRYKKGIKEWGINFSRNDLKTAEKSSWTPIPRQFPTASLAYTGTLVWDEAPPTASSNVSIIPYALTGLSKDYQHNTKTEYKHEIGGDAKISVTPALNLDLTVNPDFSQVDVDQQVINLNRYELFFPEKRQFFLENGDLFANFGYSDIRPFFSRRIGLNVPIDFGARLTGKLDKDWRIGAMDIQTGGSGSAQQAPENYGIITLQRRILDRSNIAFLFVNKDATANIPGTNTGSTAYNRNIGAEFNLASRSNIWTGKVLALKSFTPGVSGHDYVLSDHFQYLSKYWTLYMQEEYVGKNYNAEVGYVPRVGYVKLSPLLLRNFFPKQGNILSHGIQLTSNYFFDESFHRTDNESILSYLITFRNRATLSVSGINDYVRLLRPYDPTNIGKGLLPTGSEHNWNTIDVQFVSKPQNVFTYLLEASHGGYYDKGVRNSITSLIGYRFQPYVNIAINTSFNDLRLPQPFGHNTFWLVGPKIDVTFTNSLYFTTYVQYNEQIDNININTRLQWRYKPASDLFIVYGDNTTPSPYTVKNRQLTLKWTYWCNL; this is encoded by the coding sequence ATGCCCCTAAAACGCTATTGCCGGCTTTCGGCAAAAACATTCTTGCTCATCATCTTATGTTGTATAACCTGCTTTTATGCGTCGGCTCAAAAAAAGAACGCGGGGTATAAGTACCATATCCGCAGGGCTGCTTCGGCTATTAATATAGACGGAGTGATGAATGAGCAAGCCTGGATGCAGGCTGATTCGGCGGGAGATTTTTTTATGGTGCTGCCGATGGATACCAGCAAGGCTACTGTTAAAACCGAGGTGCGGATGACCTACGATGATAAAAACCTGTACATCATAGCCATAAATTATAATTCGGTGCCAGGGCCTTACATGGTTGAATCGTTAAAACGTGATTTCAGTTTTGTAAAAAATGATAACTTCCTGATCTTCATGGATCCATTTGATGCTCGTACCGATGGCTTTAGTTTTGGTGCCAACGCGGCGGGAGGGCAGTGGGACGGCAGCATGTATGAAGGCGGCAAGGTTGACCTGAGCTGGGATAACCGCTGGTATTCGGCAGTAAAAAATTACCCTGATAAATGGGTTTGGGAAGCATCTATCCCATTTAAAAGTATCCGTTATAAAAAAGGTATAAAGGAATGGGGGATCAACTTTAGCCGTAACGATCTAAAGACTGCCGAAAAATCAAGCTGGACACCCATCCCACGGCAATTCCCTACAGCTTCATTGGCTTATACCGGCACACTTGTTTGGGACGAAGCGCCCCCAACAGCCAGCAGCAACGTATCTATAATCCCGTACGCGCTTACGGGTTTATCTAAAGATTATCAGCATAATACCAAAACCGAATATAAACATGAAATAGGAGGGGACGCCAAGATCTCCGTTACACCAGCCCTTAACCTGGATTTAACAGTCAATCCCGATTTTTCGCAGGTTGATGTTGATCAACAGGTGATCAACCTCAACAGATACGAACTTTTCTTCCCTGAAAAACGACAGTTTTTTTTAGAAAATGGTGACCTGTTTGCCAACTTTGGTTACTCTGATATTCGCCCTTTTTTTTCAAGGCGGATAGGCCTCAACGTACCGATTGATTTTGGAGCACGATTGACCGGTAAATTAGATAAGGACTGGCGTATTGGCGCTATGGATATTCAAACAGGCGGCTCGGGCAGCGCCCAGCAGGCTCCTGAAAACTATGGCATCATTACCCTGCAAAGACGGATCCTTGATCGCTCAAATATCGCTTTCCTATTTGTAAATAAGGACGCTACTGCCAATATTCCCGGCACCAATACCGGATCAACTGCTTATAACCGTAATATAGGCGCTGAGTTTAACCTTGCCTCGCGCAGTAATATCTGGACAGGCAAAGTATTGGCCCTTAAATCATTTACGCCCGGCGTGAGCGGGCATGATTACGTGTTATCTGATCACTTTCAATACCTGAGCAAATACTGGACGCTTTATATGCAGGAGGAGTACGTAGGTAAGAACTACAATGCCGAAGTGGGGTATGTTCCCCGTGTTGGTTATGTGAAGCTGAGTCCGTTGTTACTCCGTAACTTTTTTCCTAAGCAGGGTAATATCCTGAGCCATGGCATCCAGCTTACCTCCAATTACTTTTTCGATGAGTCGTTTCACCGTACGGATAATGAGAGTATCCTGTCATATCTGATCACATTCCGTAACAGGGCAACGCTGTCTGTGTCCGGCATAAATGATTATGTGCGCCTCCTGAGGCCTTATGATCCAACTAATATCGGTAAAGGTTTATTACCTACCGGCTCTGAGCATAACTGGAACACTATTGATGTGCAGTTTGTATCCAAGCCGCAAAATGTGTTTACCTATTTGCTGGAAGCATCGCACGGGGGGTATTATGATAAGGGCGTACGCAACAGTATTACAAGTTTAATAGGCTATCGTTTTCAGCCTTATGTAAATATTGCTATCAATACCTCCTTCAATGATTTAAGGTTGCCGCAGCCATTTGGCCATAACACTTTCTGGCTGGTAGGGCCAAAGATTGACGTTACCTTTACCAATAGCTTGTACTTTACCACCTATGTACAATATAACGAGCAGATTGATAATATCAACATTAACACCCGCCTGCAATGGCGCTATAAACCTGCGTCCGATCTGTTTATTGTTTACGGCGATAATACCACGCCATCTCCTTATACGGTAAAAAACAGGCAGTTAACTTTAAAATGGACGTACTGGTGTAACTTATAA
- a CDS encoding MFS transporter has protein sequence MNEIKSPIPQTTGGRIKSIIGGSLGNLVEWYDWYAYTAFSLYFSDAFFPSDNQTVQLLNTAGIFAIGFLMRPIGGWVMGTFADKRGRKTALTFSVLLMSVGSLIIAITPGYKSIGVAAPILLVLARIIQGLSVGGEYGTSATYLSEMATKKYRGFYSSFQYVTLIMGQLLALGVLVLLQRAFLSEKQLHDWGWRIPFGIGAILAITTMYLRRSLQESASFDKESKKAGSLNGTIKALTQHPKAVFTVIGLTIGGTLAFYTFTTYMQKFLVNTSGFSKSAATLISTLTLAVFMVIQPLFGLLSDKVGRKPLLIGFGILGTLCTIPIMTLLSHTKDVWVAFALILCALVIVSGYTSINAVVKAELFPANVRALGVGFPYAIAVSLFGGTAEYIALWFKNEHHAQWFYWYVTVCIALSLILYITMNDTRKHSKMEDE, from the coding sequence ATGAATGAAATAAAATCACCAATACCCCAAACCACGGGCGGACGCATCAAGTCCATCATAGGCGGATCGCTGGGAAATTTGGTTGAATGGTATGACTGGTATGCTTACACTGCCTTTTCCCTTTATTTTTCAGATGCTTTTTTTCCTTCAGACAACCAAACCGTACAGCTTTTAAACACAGCAGGTATTTTTGCCATCGGCTTTTTAATGCGCCCTATAGGCGGTTGGGTAATGGGGACCTTTGCGGATAAACGCGGCCGTAAAACAGCGCTTACATTTTCTGTATTGCTCATGAGCGTTGGTTCCTTGATTATTGCCATAACTCCGGGCTACAAATCCATTGGAGTTGCTGCACCTATATTGCTGGTGTTGGCCCGCATTATCCAGGGCCTGAGTGTAGGAGGGGAGTATGGAACCAGCGCCACTTACCTGAGTGAAATGGCTACAAAAAAGTACCGTGGTTTTTACTCAAGCTTTCAATATGTAACGCTTATTATGGGGCAATTACTGGCGTTGGGCGTTTTAGTGTTGCTGCAAAGAGCGTTTTTATCTGAAAAACAATTGCATGACTGGGGTTGGCGCATTCCGTTTGGAATCGGGGCAATACTGGCTATCACCACTATGTATCTAAGGCGAAGCTTACAGGAATCGGCATCGTTTGATAAAGAAAGTAAAAAAGCCGGTAGTCTGAATGGCACGATAAAAGCTTTAACACAACATCCCAAAGCTGTTTTTACGGTAATAGGATTAACCATTGGCGGTACGCTGGCGTTTTACACCTTTACTACTTATATGCAAAAGTTTTTGGTTAATACATCCGGCTTTAGTAAGAGTGCCGCTACGCTCATCTCAACCTTAACATTAGCTGTATTTATGGTGATACAACCTTTATTTGGCTTACTGTCGGATAAAGTTGGCCGGAAACCATTATTAATTGGTTTCGGCATATTGGGTACGCTTTGTACAATTCCTATCATGACATTGCTAAGCCACACTAAAGATGTATGGGTTGCATTCGCGCTGATCCTTTGTGCGCTGGTCATTGTAAGCGGCTATACCTCGATCAATGCTGTTGTTAAGGCCGAACTTTTTCCGGCCAATGTGCGTGCCCTGGGCGTAGGTTTCCCTTATGCAATAGCCGTATCCCTGTTTGGCGGCACTGCCGAATATATTGCCCTGTGGTTCAAAAATGAACATCATGCGCAATGGTTTTATTGGTATGTAACTGTTTGTATTGCGCTGTCGTTGATCTTGTACATCACTATGAACGATACGCGTAAGCATTCAAAAATGGAAGATGAGTAG
- a CDS encoding RNA polymerase sigma factor, with product MEILNDAHIIEQLKLGNKEAFEAVFKKYYKLLNVSAFYILRDEMEAEDTVQGFFVDLWERQLYTNINSSLKAYLTTAIRNRCLKKVESETRTQKKLVDYKYTLTEIEEEEEIPVPEIYPEKVLADLSIQRMQAFTLVHYEHKKYKDAALEMGISINSLKTHLKLAIKTLKEGLKSAK from the coding sequence ATGGAAATTTTGAACGATGCTCATATTATTGAGCAATTAAAATTGGGGAACAAGGAGGCCTTTGAAGCAGTATTTAAAAAATACTATAAGCTGCTTAACGTATCGGCCTTTTATATTTTAAGGGATGAAATGGAAGCTGAAGATACCGTTCAGGGTTTTTTTGTTGATCTTTGGGAGAGACAATTATATACCAATATTAATTCGTCATTAAAAGCTTATTTAACTACAGCAATCCGCAACAGATGCCTCAAAAAAGTTGAAAGCGAAACACGAACGCAAAAAAAATTAGTAGATTATAAATATACACTTACCGAAATAGAGGAGGAGGAGGAAATACCTGTACCAGAAATTTATCCTGAAAAAGTGCTGGCCGATTTGTCGATACAGCGGATGCAGGCTTTTACCCTGGTGCATTATGAGCATAAAAAGTATAAAGATGCAGCCCTTGAAATGGGTATTAGCATAAATTCTTTGAAAACTCATTTAAAATTGGCAATAAAAACTTTAAAAGAAGGGTTAAAAAGTGCCAAATAA
- a CDS encoding M20 family metallo-hydrolase: protein MTDTSNLFQLAVTLLQQLISIPSFSKEEDRTADLINEFLQSHGVTTHRKLNNIWAWNKHFDPAKETILLNSHHDTVKPNSGYTRDPYDAKIEDGKLYGLGSNDAGGCLVSLIAVFLYFHDKENLKYNFCLATTAEEEISGVNGLELIIPDLGQLSFGIVGEPTLMQLAIAERGLMVLDCTAHGRAGHAAREEGENAIYKALTDIEWFRTFKFPKESEVFGPIKMSVTIINAGSQHNVVPASCVYTVDVRVTDAYRNEEVLEIIREHVASDVKPRSIRLKPSSIPKEHPIVQAGIALGRTTYGSPTTSDQSLLDIPSIKVGPGDSARSHTADEFVYVDEIREGIELYIKMLESIN, encoded by the coding sequence ATGACTGACACAAGCAATTTATTTCAACTGGCGGTAACATTACTGCAACAACTAATATCCATCCCGTCGTTTAGTAAAGAAGAAGATCGCACAGCCGATCTGATCAACGAATTCCTGCAGTCGCATGGGGTAACCACTCATCGTAAGCTTAACAATATCTGGGCCTGGAATAAACACTTCGACCCGGCTAAAGAAACTATCCTCCTTAACTCACATCATGATACTGTAAAGCCCAATTCGGGCTATACACGCGATCCTTACGATGCCAAAATTGAAGATGGTAAATTATATGGCCTTGGCAGTAATGATGCCGGAGGCTGTCTTGTTTCACTGATAGCCGTATTTCTTTATTTTCATGATAAGGAGAACCTGAAATATAATTTCTGCCTGGCGACTACTGCCGAAGAAGAAATTTCAGGCGTAAACGGTCTGGAACTGATCATTCCCGATTTAGGGCAACTATCTTTTGGCATAGTAGGTGAGCCAACCCTGATGCAGTTGGCAATTGCCGAACGGGGTTTAATGGTGTTAGATTGTACTGCTCATGGCCGTGCCGGACATGCCGCCCGCGAAGAAGGAGAGAACGCTATCTACAAAGCATTAACAGATATTGAATGGTTCCGTACTTTTAAGTTTCCGAAAGAATCAGAAGTTTTTGGGCCGATAAAAATGTCGGTGACTATTATTAATGCTGGCTCACAACACAACGTTGTGCCTGCCAGCTGCGTGTATACCGTTGATGTGCGTGTAACTGATGCTTACCGTAATGAGGAAGTGCTGGAGATTATCCGTGAGCATGTTGCCAGCGATGTAAAACCGCGTTCTATCAGGTTAAAACCATCATCTATCCCTAAAGAACATCCCATAGTTCAGGCTGGCATAGCGCTTGGCCGTACCACCTATGGCTCACCAACAACATCCGATCAATCATTGCTGGATATCCCTTCCATAAAAGTTGGCCCCGGCGATTCCGCACGTTCACATACTGCCGATGAGTTTGTTTATGTAGATGAGATCAGGGAAGGCATTGAGTTGTATATTAAGATGCTGGAGAGTATTAATTAA
- a CDS encoding HAD family hydrolase: MNLKVIAFDADDTLWVNEPYFQSTEERFCSLLENFSPQHTISKELFKVEVDNLPLYGYGIKGYILSMIEAALSISEKNISVDVVETILQYGKDMLNQPIEILNDVEHVLSSLKDHYRLVVATKGDLLDQERKLKKSGLAHYFHHIEIMSDKKEDDYIKLIKHLDINPNEFMMIGNSLKSDVMPVINIGGHAVHVPFHTTWAHEHVETVLTHENFKQADKISEVLEFVLESGSSKVGKSGS, encoded by the coding sequence ATGAACCTGAAAGTAATTGCCTTTGATGCCGATGATACCCTTTGGGTAAATGAGCCGTATTTTCAAAGTACAGAAGAAAGGTTTTGCAGCCTGCTCGAAAATTTTTCGCCCCAGCATACCATTTCAAAAGAGCTTTTTAAGGTTGAGGTTGATAACCTGCCACTTTATGGCTACGGGATAAAGGGCTATATCCTTAGCATGATAGAAGCAGCGTTAAGCATTTCTGAAAAAAACATCAGTGTTGATGTAGTAGAAACTATATTGCAATACGGCAAAGACATGCTTAATCAACCAATAGAGATTTTAAATGATGTAGAACATGTACTCTCCTCGTTAAAAGATCATTACAGACTGGTGGTTGCCACCAAAGGTGATTTGCTTGACCAGGAACGCAAACTCAAAAAATCGGGGTTGGCACATTATTTCCACCATATCGAAATCATGAGTGATAAAAAAGAGGATGATTATATCAAGCTGATCAAACACCTCGACATTAACCCAAATGAATTCATGATGATTGGTAACTCCCTGAAATCAGATGTAATGCCGGTTATCAATATTGGGGGGCATGCTGTTCATGTGCCCTTTCACACCACCTGGGCACACGAACATGTGGAAACCGTTTTAACCCACGAAAACTTTAAACAGGCTGATAAAATCAGTGAGGTGTTGGAGTTTGTGTTGGAGTCCGGAAGTTCGAAAGTTGGCAAGTCCGGAAGTTAG
- a CDS encoding DUF1493 family protein, giving the protein MEEILPPLKEFIVDYCNRYKIHKVDPRSLSLDTSIDLDLDIFDIEIDLFLADFAEQFNIDPSKFSWYKYGYPKGSTRVKMIKLMFGYNTTWVKQLAQYCYTPKFKVRNLQDAVKTGKLV; this is encoded by the coding sequence ATGGAAGAGATACTGCCACCCTTAAAAGAGTTTATTGTTGATTATTGCAACAGGTATAAGATCCATAAAGTTGATCCGCGCAGCCTGAGCCTCGATACCAGTATCGATCTTGATCTGGATATTTTTGATATTGAGATAGACCTTTTTCTTGCCGATTTTGCCGAACAGTTCAATATAGATCCATCTAAATTCAGTTGGTATAAATATGGCTATCCCAAAGGCTCAACGCGGGTAAAAATGATAAAATTGATGTTTGGCTACAACACCACATGGGTTAAACAGCTGGCTCAATACTGCTACACTCCCAAATTTAAAGTGCGCAACTTACAAGATGCCGTAAAAACGGGCAAATTGGTTTAA
- a CDS encoding GNAT family N-acetyltransferase, giving the protein MSAITQATLADVTELNVLVNSAYRGESSKQGWTTEADLIGGVRIDEETLARYMNDENIIILKHTDEEDNITGSVYLEVRTPKLYVGMFSVSPLLQNKGVGRALIEEAEVYARKYNCNTLTMTVISTRSELISWYERRGYQPTGEIQPFHAHGRFGDAKQHIELIVMEKDI; this is encoded by the coding sequence ATGTCTGCAATAACACAAGCCACCCTTGCTGATGTTACTGAACTTAACGTTTTAGTAAACAGCGCTTATCGTGGCGAAAGCTCCAAACAGGGCTGGACAACCGAAGCCGACTTAATTGGCGGCGTCCGTATAGATGAAGAAACTCTTGCTCGTTACATGAATGATGAAAATATTATCATTTTAAAGCATACCGATGAGGAGGACAATATTACTGGTTCAGTTTATCTTGAAGTCAGGACTCCAAAACTATATGTTGGCATGTTTAGTGTATCGCCATTATTGCAGAATAAAGGTGTGGGCCGTGCACTGATAGAAGAAGCTGAAGTTTATGCACGTAAATATAACTGCAATACCTTAACCATGACGGTGATCAGCACCCGTTCTGAACTAATAAGCTGGTACGAGCGCCGCGGCTACCAACCAACAGGCGAGATACAGCCCTTTCATGCCCACGGCCGTTTTGGCGATGCCAAACAGCACATTGAGCTGATTGTAATGGAGAAAGATATTTAG